One stretch of Solenopsis invicta isolate M01_SB chromosome 16, UNIL_Sinv_3.0, whole genome shotgun sequence DNA includes these proteins:
- the LOC120359800 gene encoding uncharacterized protein LOC120359800, giving the protein MAESLPLDGYATVFQTEIVAILRCAQLALEVKETGGRVRICSDSQAAIKALEAPIYTSRLVWDCRNALEKLAKDKEVTVTWVPGHSGIEGNEEADRLARAASGMEVSGPGPVLGVPFCLGRERLRAWLRSEHLEFWRNELRTKCRQAGALLGETPSEGLGRDIRSLSRRDARLVVQILTGHGALNYHMRRLGRSDTAECRACGEEEETSLHILCDCPAYAGLRLKLLGSAFPEPGQISRLPMRNLSFFWKESGLP; this is encoded by the coding sequence ATGGCGGAAAGCCTGCCCCTGGATGGGTACGCCACGGTTTTCCAGACGGAGATCGTGGCAATCTTGAGATGTGCCCAACTGGCCCTGGAAGTGAAGGAAACAGGTGGGCGCGTAAGAATATGTTCGGACAGTCAAGCTGCCATCAAGGCACTCGAAGCTCCGATTTATACCTCGCGGCTGGTCTGGGACTGCAGAAATGCACTGGAGAAGCTGGCGAAGGACAAAGAAGTTACCGTGACCTGGGTCCCCGGTCACTCGGGGATTGAGGGCAATGAAGAGGCCGATCGGCTCGCCAGGGCCGCATCAGGAATGGAGGTGTCCGGGCCGGGACCGGTGCTGGGGGTCCCTTTCTGCCTTGGCAGGGAGAGGCTTCGGGCCTGGCTGCGGAGCGAGCACCTCGAGTTCTGGAGAAATGAGCTGAGGACCAAGTGTCGACAGGCCGGGGCTCTACTGGGGGAAACACCCAGTGAGGGCCTAGGTCGGGACATAAGGTCCTTGAGCAGAAGGGACGCCAGGCTAGTGgtgcaaatactgactggccatggagccctcaattaccacatgcgcaggctgggccgttccgatacggccgagtgtagggcctgtggggaggaagaggagacaagtctccacattCTTTGCGACTGTCCGGCCTACGCGGGGCTGAGACTAAAACTACTAGGCTCGGCATTTCCCGAGCCAGGGCAGATTAGCAGGCTGCCTATGAGGAACTTGAGTTTCTTCTGGAAGGAATCGGGGCTCCCGTAG